The Bradysia coprophila strain Holo2 unplaced genomic scaffold, BU_Bcop_v1 contig_151, whole genome shotgun sequence genome contains a region encoding:
- the LOC119074369 gene encoding uncharacterized protein LOC119074369 isoform X2, which produces MPPRKKINIQRNKKMLEGKAKKKVTVNAEIELSGKSPDAGRCLDEMELDYTETAVCCLAPHNVDLDLDNNEDDQFNRNRIDNVADDEQYILEICGLEHQYVQMDEDEFDNEWNDVVGEFEVPFRKAKLPSTMPDGVEMLEMDENRVVQFVPYQNLNRDV; this is translated from the exons ATGCCAccgagaaagaaaattaatattcaaCGAAATAAGAAGATGCTGGAAGgtaaagcaaagaaaaaagtGACAGTCAATGCCGAAATTGAATTAAGTGGAAAAAGTCCGGACGCTGGTCGTTGTTTGGACGAAATGGAATTGGATTACACTGAAACCGCTGTTTGTTGCTTGGCTCCGCACAATGTGGATTTGGATTTGGATAACAATGAAGACGACCAATTCAATCGAAACAGAATCGACAATGTGGCAGACGACGAGCAGTACATCCTTGAAATATGCGGTCTTGAGCATCAATACGTTCAGATGGACGAGGATGAGTTCGACAATGAATGGAATGATGTCGTGGGTGAATTTGAAGTACCATTTCGCAAAGCAAAACTGCCATCAACGATGCCGGATGGTGTCGAGATGCTGGAAATGGACGAAAATCGCGTCGTTCAATTTGTCCCGTACCAGAATCTTAACCGTGACG tgtga
- the LOC119074369 gene encoding uncharacterized protein LOC119074369 isoform X1 has product MPPRKKINIQRNKKMLEGKAKKKVTVNAEIELSGKSPDAGRCLDEMELDYTETAVCCLAPHNVDLDLDNNEDDQFNRNRIDNVADDEQYILEICGLEHQYVQMDEDEFDNEWNDVVGEFEVPFRKAKLPSTMPDGVEMLEMDENRVVQFVPYQNLNRDGEKL; this is encoded by the coding sequence ATGCCAccgagaaagaaaattaatattcaaCGAAATAAGAAGATGCTGGAAGgtaaagcaaagaaaaaagtGACAGTCAATGCCGAAATTGAATTAAGTGGAAAAAGTCCGGACGCTGGTCGTTGTTTGGACGAAATGGAATTGGATTACACTGAAACCGCTGTTTGTTGCTTGGCTCCGCACAATGTGGATTTGGATTTGGATAACAATGAAGACGACCAATTCAATCGAAACAGAATCGACAATGTGGCAGACGACGAGCAGTACATCCTTGAAATATGCGGTCTTGAGCATCAATACGTTCAGATGGACGAGGATGAGTTCGACAATGAATGGAATGATGTCGTGGGTGAATTTGAAGTACCATTTCGCAAAGCAAAACTGCCATCAACGATGCCGGATGGTGTCGAGATGCTGGAAATGGACGAAAATCGCGTCGTTCAATTTGTCCCGTACCAGAATCTTAACCGTGACGGTGAGAAACTATAA